The Flavobacterium faecale genomic sequence CGTCGTGATAAGCCTAGCTTGAGCGGAATTGCATTGTGCCACTACATTACCTATGGACCAGACATGAAATGGGCTATCGTAGACAATTATCGAAAACCCAAAAACTCATATTACTTTGTTCAAAAAGCATATCAGCCACTGTTGGTTAATTTTGAATTTACCAAACGTCGTTGGTCAAACAACGAAGCTTTTAAAGGAAATATTTGGATTATCAATGATTTTTATAAATCATATAAAGATTGTAAAGTGAAATTTGAAGTAAAAGATGATTCGGGGAATATCGTACTAAACAAAAATTTTGCTGTGAATGCAATTGATGAAAATAGTGCTAAATCATTTTTTGCAATTGATGAAAAAGTGTTGAAAACTGTAAAATCTAAGTTTTATGTAAATTTAGAACTTACGGATAAAGGCGGAAACGTCATTTCAAAGAATGATTATTTCTTTTTGATTGGAGATCAGGCAGCCGCTTCAAAACGTTTTAAAGAATGGAAACAGGAGCGTTTGGATTTAGAAAATAAAAATGGAGGTTATGGTTCTTATTACCATTATTTCAAAGAATTGGACAGCGACAACACTATCCGTTATGAAAGTGGGACGCAAACTCCAAAGGCAAAAGGATTCTAAACATCTTTTCTAACAAATTAGAAAGAGGTTTCGCTGCAAAGTGAAACCTCTTTTTTGGTTTACGATAGTTAAGGTTGGACTATAATTTCTTATTTTTAGAGCAAAATAGACAGTATGCCTAGAATTTGCAGTTTTATAGTGGTGATGATTTCGCTATCCTTTTTTTTCTCTTGTCAAGCGACCTTGCCGCTCACGGTTAAGAGCCTCAATCCATTGCCACAGGAGACAGATACAACTTTTGTAAAGTTAAGAGACTATAGTTCCGACTTTGTGTACAATATGAAATATGCCACCGATGATAACTTTTTGAAAGCGCAAGTGTACGATTGTGCCGAATGCTATCTGCGATTAAAAACAGTAAAAGCGTTGGTTTTAGTCAACAAAGAATTCATGAAGAAAGGGTATCGCATTGAGTTATTTGACTGCTATCGACCACTAGATATTCAAAAAAAAATGTGGGCCATTGTGCCTAATCCCAATTATGTCGCTAATCCAGCCAAGGGTTCGATACACAATAGAGGTGGAGCAGTAGACATAACATTGGTAGATGCCAACGGGAAAGAGTTGGAGATGGGAACAAAATTCGACTTTTTTGGCCCCGAAGCCAGTCATAAATACCTGAAAGTATCTGATGAAGTCAAGAAAAATAGAGCCTTACTTAAATCGATAATGACCCGTAAATACTTCAATTCCTTTGATTCTGAATGGTGGCATTATAATTTAAAAGCTGCTTTGACCGACAAAGTTTCTAACGAAAAATGGGATTGCGATGGAGAGTAGTTTTCAAGTGCATCAACTATAATAAAGATGATTTGGGTGTGCCTTGCTGAATTCTGAAGTTTCAGGACGTTATACTCTTTTTTCACGTAGAATAAGCCCCAGAAAAGGAAATTCACTTCTATCCTCCACGTAACTTCTAAAATTATTGAAGCTTTATTAATTCACCACTATCTCAGCCCAAATAGGAATATGGTCCGAAATCGAATGCGCCTCCTGCAATGAAGAAAATTTTTGGTAGAACAAAAGGACACCAGCATTTTTCACCACAACTTTGTTCGAATTGTAAAAGATATTATCAAACTCAGATGCTAAGCATTCCTCCAGCACACAATCTCTCTTCAAAGAAGTCTTTTGATTCGTGAAAACAGGTAAATAACCCATTTTTCGCAACGGATTGAAAACCGTATGCGACTGCGGGCAATTAAAGTCTCCGGTAAAAATTAAATTCAGTGTCGGATATTGTGCTGGTAAAAACTTGAAATATTTGATTTCCGTTTCCGGTTGTTTGCTTTTGGTAATTGCGTGAAAATTAACCAAAGTAAAGCTTTTATGATCCGCTTCAAAAGTGCAATAAAACGGCTCACGATCAATCTCCAAATTGTATTTTTTTTCGAGCCAAGCAGTACCAATTTTTTTAATTTTGGCCGTTTTCCACAAAAAAGCATAGCGTTCCGTTTTGTAGGCGCTACTCGTTGTAGGCTCGCTCACAACATAATCCCAGCGGCTTCCCTTACGGTTGAGTACATCTGCAAGCCTTGCAACTGCCTGTGACCCGCCATAGCCCGCAACGACTTCCTGAAGCGCCACCACATCAAAATCTCGAAGGGTATTGGCCATAAATTCGATTTCGCTATCTGACTTGGACTTGCCTAAATTTTCGATGTTCCAAGACACTATTTTGGTTTGGGCGCAAACCCTACCAAACTGTACCCACACAAAAATAAAGAGGAATAGAAAATGTAGTTTAAAAGAAAAGAATCGATTTTTTGTAATATACATTTGTAGTGCTGCTTATTGTTTTTTCGAAGATAAGGCAATAGACCCTAATAAACCAAGTGCAATGATAACATCGACTATATTCCAAATCGTTCTCCCCAGTGCAAGTTTGAAAAACGGTTGAAAAAGTAACGCCAAAGCAATATAAATAATTACTTCATTCTTCTTTTCCTCACCCGATGCCAATATTGCCAAATACCCAAATCCTGCCATACCCAAAAACCGAACAAGTTGAAAATAACCGTAAGGCAAGGGTAGGAGGCAGGCTAGTAGGAGGATGGCGAGGGTGAGTTTTAGAGTGGATTTATTCATAAGTTAATGATAAAATGGAGTGTTGACAATAGGTGCAAACCATTGTAGAAAATGTTCAAAGAATGGAAGTATAGCAAAAGTAAAAAGCACAAATACTAATCCTTTAATTACGAAATAAGTAATATTATTATTATCCATTTCAATATGATTTTTTCTGTCACCTAAAAATAATTTGGTCACTGTATTGATTATATAGTAGACAAAGAAAGTAGCTAAAAAGGTAAAACCAATATTAATGGATATCTTTTGCATCACTTCAAAGAAAGTATTACTAATTGTTCTGGAATAAATAATAATTTCAATTGTATTTTCAATTTCCTGTAGTGCGATTTTTAAGAATAATGTAAAGGAAATAAAGAATGATGAAAACCATATAGTAAACGAAGTCGAAATTTTCTCTTCTACTTTTATATTAATCTTTTTTGATTGAAATTTTATTGCTAATAGCATTAACGGAAATGATACTATAGCAACTAATACGGTAAAAAAAATACTTTGTTGATCCATTTTATTTTGATTTTAAGGAGATTCTCCAATTATTTAAATTAGACATTTGGTTTGATATTATACCTGGCTTACAATTTGGCGCTGTTGTTTCCCATAATATATAATTTTGACTTCTGTAAACATATGATAGTCCATTGATTGGAAGATTTATTCCTAATATTGAATGACTGTAAAATTCACTACTCAGTATTGCAACATCGTAATCATAATGCGAGAATATGGTGTAAAGTAATATAGTTCTTGAATCGCAATCCCCCTTCAAATTCGCTAAGAATTCAACGGGAGTATTAATACCAAATTTTTGATAGCCGTCACAAATAGCATCCGGTTGCAGTAGATAATTGTGAGTAAATCTGTCATCGTATAAATTTGGATTACAATCGTTGTCTAAAATAATAGCATATGGGATATCTTGAACAAATGATACTATCATTTCTGCAAATTTTATTCTTGACAGTTGATTTTTTGAGTTAATACTATCAAATAAATGATAAAGTCCTTGTAGTTTATATTTGTCATTTTCTTTAATATTATAGATGATTTGATCGTAAGTACTTACGGAGTTTAGACGTAAATGTAAATCGTTTTTAAATTTTTTTGATTCATATATGTCCTTTTCTACAAGAGTGTAATATCCTTCATACTGATTATTCTCATAGTCCTTCCATATTCTATATCTTTTAATTAATTTTTCACTTAAATTTCTATTGTTTTCTATAACTTCAGTTTCATTAAATGCTAATGTGTCAGAATTTTGTTCATTCTGGCTATCAACTATTATTGGTTTGGGATTAAAATTTCTTGAACTATGGACCAATGAGCGTCCTAAGGAACCAATAAAAAGTAATAGCAATAGAATACCGATTACTCTGAAAAACCATTTCAAATAAGGAGCTAAAATATTAATTAAAAATATAGCTATACCAATTGGAAATATATACAGCATGCTTGGTAAAATTGCTATAATAAATAAAAACCCTAGTATTACGGCAATAAACCCTGGTATAACTGACCAACAACCAGATGTGTTACTAGATATTTTTGGTTTAGATTGATAGATCCATTCACCCCAAATCGTGGAAGGAGGTTGCTTACTGTAAAATTCAAATTTGATATAATTATCTTTCCTGATAAATTTTCCGGTTTTTATACCACTTGATTCAAATGTTTGGATATTATCATTCTGAATTGTTGTTGTATAATTTGATTCAACTATTGGTCCATTTATATGTATTACTTCTTCCCGCTCATAATCTAAGATATAACCTGTAATTCCAGATGTAAAAGAACCAAACACTTCTTCTCCTTCTGTTTGATGTAACTTTCGGATGGTTTTGAAATCATAAACTATGGGTTCTATAATATTTATTCCGAAACTAGTATTTTGTGTTATAAGCTGAACTAATAGTGTTGTGGGTAGTTTTTCAACTGGGAAAATATTGTTGCTTGGGACCGAAAATATTTTGTTTTTTTGAAAATCCTGAGGAAAAGTACAATTAACGGAAGCTTCATATATTTCAAAATCAAATTCATTATAAAACTCTCCTTCATTTATTTGATTCCCTCTGTACTTTCCAGTAAGAATGCCTCGTACATAGGTTTTTCTCTGAGTTTTTATCTCAGAGATTACTCTAATATACTCCTTACCATCCGCTCCAGTAAAAGAATCTTCAGATATGATGTTAATAATTTTATCCATAAGATGTTTTGTTTTACTTTAATGAATCGTTATCCGAATAAAGTAATTGTAATAAATCTGCCTCATTATTTTTGATGGATTTAGGATTTCCTTTTTTTGTTCTAAAAGGGGAATCAATCCAATACTCATATTTCAAAATCAACTCATTTTTAAACTCTTCCTGAATTTCTTCATGTAATTTATTAAATAGATCTGGATTATATTTTTGCAATCTTTTTAGAACAGGGTTAATACGATCTAAGGAACTTTTGTTAAGGTCAGCATTTTTTTTTGTTAGTATTTGAGACTGATTTTTTTTTGATACTTCGTACTCGTCTAATATTATACGGTATTCAATAATCATTTTTTTGAAATAATAATCAGAGGTTCTTAAATCTTCGATACTAATTTTTTTTATTTTATTTTCTAACCAATGAAAATTATTTGCACTCACAATTTCTGTGCGTAAGCGTTGCATATCAGGATTGTTTTTATAATCCTTATCAAAAAAGCTCTCAGATATATTCCTAACCCTAAATTTAAAATATATTGGTAAAATAAAAACTAAGCAGACTGCTAGTGTACTTAACCAAGACAAAAGGTTTTCATCTAAAAGTAATTGGATCGTTTTGATATAAAAATTACTTTTGTTAAGTAAATTGTTTAAAGCAATAGAATTTTCAGTTTTGGAATTTATGGTGTTGATTAAATTTTTTTTATATATATTAAAGGAGCTTGAAATTTTTAGGTTTGTAATTATTATTGCTTCTATATCTATTATGAATTGATTGTCACTTACTACCTCATCATTGTATAATTGATTCAGTTGATCAATTATTTCTTCTCGCTTTGCTTTATTTTTTTTATCTAAAAAAATAGACTCTTCCATTTTTTTTAAACTATCAAGTAGAGTACTTGATTCCTTTAGAAATTTCTTGTCATTGGAGACTTTAGTGTTGAGAAAAGAAATCTGATGTGATACATTTATCGAGTCTACTTCATTTAATTGATATTTTATTTTTTCATTAAATTCCTTGTAAAATATAATTTCATTTTCAATAGATGTTTTATTCGCAGTAGTAAACATTTTAATCTTTTCAATTATTTTATGTTTTTCAATACTACTTTGAACAGTTTTTGATAGTAAAACGACATTCAGTGGTTGAGCAATTATTATTGCTAAAAGACTCATTAGAGCTAACCTAAATAGCATTGAACTAGTGATAAAACGATGTTTTTCATTCTTTACTCCTGAATTCATAGTTCTACCATTTTTACTTTTAAAAGCAACGGGTAACAATTTTGGAGAAATGGTGTAAAGTAAAAGCAGATAAATATTAGTAATTATTGAGCCCCAAATTATACCCATAGGAATACTAACCCATTTTGTTCCTTGAAATAAGGAATAGGTGAAAAATGTGGCACTTAAGAAACAACAGAAGAAAATAAATAGGACAAAAAAACCAATTAAGGCAAAACGTAGTTGAATTGCATTACTACATTTTCGAATTATAAAATCATCTTCTCCCGAGCAAGTACATAAGAAAAGCCTTAACTGATTAACTGCTTTGTTCATGTGGATTTATTGAATTAATATAATCATCTAAATTATCATCTATTTTTTTCTGTTCCCTTTCCTTATATTTATTGATTGCATAAAGCGTCAACTCTCTTTGAATTTCTGTCACTTTTATTTTCTCAAAAATTATTTTTTCAGCTTCATGGTTAATAGTTAAATGACGTTCAACTCCTTGCTTATCTTTATAATAATCATATTTGACTTCTATTCCATACTCTGCTTTAATTAATTCGTCACGATTTTCAGCTAGATAATCATAGGTAGTTTTAGTTAACATTAATTTGAAGAAGATAGGAGTAAGTTCTATTGCCATGAATAATAATGTAATGAATAATGAAATCCAAAAACCTGCAACCTCATGCGCAATTTTAATACGTTCAAGAAGACCATCTAAACCATTAGCTATTTTTGTATTATCCGCTCTAGCTCTTTCTTTTTCATTTCTTAATTCGTCCTTCCTCTTATTTAGCTCTGCTAAATCCTTACCATTTTGATTATCAAAAGTTGCCAGTTGATTAGTTAAATCATCTAATTGAGACTTTAAAGCTTTTGACAATGGTCCGTTCCCGCCTACGATACCTACGGCTTTACCCATTAAATTATCAGTATAGGCTTGTTCAGCGATTTTAATTCTTTGATTCAAAGAATTTCTTTGTTCTGAAATTTTTCCAAAATCTGCGATTAGTAATTTTTCTCTATCTGCATATGTCTTGTCTACCTTAGATTGATATTCAGCTTGTTGTTCTAGTTGTTTCTCTCGAAGCTTTATATCAATTTCAGTTTTAAACATTCTGATTTCAACGGGTTTAGATATTGTCATAGCGATAATCATCCCCATTATAATTCTGGGTAGGGCACTTTTTAATTCGCCTATAGTTATAGCTTCAGTACCATCTCCCTTCCCTGTGCTTGTCACAATAAAACGATCAATATTGTAAATCATTAACCCCCAGATAATACCAAAAAGGATTGATATAAATACAGTTTGTAAATCTATCGGATTTTCTATAGCAGAACCTCTAGGTTCAAAAATTGTATAGAATGCATATCCACCTGCGATGCCTGCTAAAGCTCCTGTAGCAAATACAATTCCCCCCAAACACATGTATTTTATTTGATCAGAATAGGTTGCTCTTTCTAATAAATATCGGTCACCACCAGCGCATTTCCATAATAAGCGCATAATTTGTCCAGACTCCGGTAATTCATAATAATCTCTTTTCATATAAAATCGTTTTGGTTAAAAGAATTGCTTTTAAATATTATTGGATGGTTTCTAACTTTAATTTTTGGTAATAATATGCTTTGTTTTTTTTGCTTAATATTTAGTGATGGAATATTGATGTTTTCAATTTGCTGGAACTCCAATTGCGTAGCAAGGTTTTTGAATTTTGTTTTAAAATTCTGTGATTTGAAGTTTAATTGAGGTTCAATTTTAATTTGGTATTCTTTTTTCTGAAAGAATCCATAAACTATTAAATTAAATTCATGTTCAATATTTGTTAGATCAAATATTTTTATCTGCTTCTCTAATGTCTTATTATGATTAAAACCGTAATAAATAGCATTTTTAAATCTGTAGTTAATAATTAAATAGCCATTCTGAAATATTGGGTTTCTATCATACTCTAATTGAAGTAATTCAATTTTTTTATGCTTTCTAAACAATATTTTAAAAAATCGTCCAGCCACTACTTTTATAAAGTGTAATTTCTGAAAAAGTGTTGTTATCAAATTTGATTTCAAAATGTACAATTTTAATTAACGGATATGTTTATTCCTTATGATAAAAGTAAGTTTATTTGTGATAATTAAAAGATAAAATAATATTTAACTTTTCAATTTTATAAAAAAAAAATCTGTGTAGATTTTGACGTCCACACAGAATTTTAAAATTATTCTGTAAACTCAACAATATTTGCTGATGCAGTTACAGTAACCTGAGAATAGAAAGGAAAAAATCCATTGAAGTGTTTGTCATAAGTAACATTTACAATTGCTTTTGGTCCAGTTAAATTTGCATTTTTCATCATTTCACTTTTAGCTTTCTCCAATAATGCTCTGTTTGATGAACCTCCAATTCCGAAGATGTAAGTATTTGTAGAAACACCAGAAGCCGTTCCGATAACATTGAAATTTTTCTTAGATAGTTCTACATTAGTTTGATTACTATTTGAATTACCCATTACTGATGCACTTCCTCCACAACTTGTAATTGTTAAAACTAAACTCATTGACAGTAAACATAAAATTTTCTTCATGCGAAATATTTATTAATTTTTTTTACCTACTCTTTTGGATTTTCGGATACCTCCCCAATTTTTTTGTTATGGTTCAATCACTGCCCAAACCTACACCCATAAAACTTCATTACCTTACGGGAAACCACAATCGGGCAAAATAAATTTTATAAAAAACAAAAAAGCCTCCTTGCGAAAGCTTTTTTAAGCCAAATAAGCAGGCAGGTTGTATAAAATTTGAGGCAAAATTAGGGTCGCGTACTAGCGCATGGGTGGCGGAGGCGGAAAGTAGGAGCGCTCCGTAGCACCTTGGTTGGTGTCTGGACCTTCGCATTGCGTGAGGACGATGGTAAAAATGAGGAGCATGCTAAGAATTAGTGTGCGAGTCAATCGGATCATTTTACTTATGGTTTAAAATTGTTATTAGCGTAGTTTGCAAACAGCTCACTACTATTTTTTTTAGCAAAAGTAAAATGATATTTACGACTTTCCTTACGGTAAACCGTAGTTAGGCTATTATTTTTTAGATTTTTTTTAAACAAAAAAAAAGCCTCCAATCGGAAGCTTTATTAAAAATGATAAATGCTTAAATTACGCCAAGATCTTTGGCAATAGATACAAGGTGCGTCACATTTTTGGCTTTAAAATATATTTTCAGTTTGTTAATGTGTTTTTCGATAGAGCTTTTGCTGTTGGGAGTGATTCCTTCTTGTTTAAAAATCGCCTCCATAGCATCTTGAGTAATTCCGATTGATAATTTTTTCAGTAAAACAAGATCGTATTGATTGATTTCGCTTGTAGTTTTATCTTGTAGAATAGGCAGTAACTCGGCGGAGATGTTTTCACTTTCGTTTCTATATGCTTTTTGAACCGCTACTTTTAAATCTTGCATCGTCTGACGGCCTTTTAATACGTAACCATCGATACCAATGTCTTCAAAGAGTTCCTTGATTTTGTGCGCGCGATCTTCAATAGAGAAGGCGATAACCTTAATTTCAGGAAATAACGCTTTTACTGCATGTATCAATTCTTGACCAGAGTTCAAAATATTTACATGGTGATCCGACTTAAACGATAAGTCTGAAATCAATAATTGATAAGGAGCATCATCTTGTGCTGCCTTTTTAATTTTTAGTAGGGCGTCGTCACAGTATTTGGTGTACTGTACTTCAGCAACCTCCAATTCTTTTAAAATTTTGGCGGCTCCTACATCATTAAAATCAATATCATCTGCAATTAAAACTTTTGTAAACATAAAACGGTACTATTTTGGAATTATAATTTTTGCTTTAAATCCTTTATGGGTTTGTGTGTCAAAAGTAAGTAGTCCTTTAATACCATGAATACGGTTTTCCGCATTTTGGAGTCCATTTTTCAAAATTAATTTTTGAGAGCATCCTATTCCATTGTCAGAATAGGTGATAAGCAGGCGTTTTTCCTCAGAATTAAATCCGATGATGACAAAATTAGCTTTGCTATATTTTTGCATATTTACCATTAATTCTTGTAAAACTCTTTGAATTGCAATCTTTTTATGGTCATCTACAGCGCTCCAATCAATGCTATTTTCTGTTTTTAGGATTACTTCAACAGTATTTGACTTATAACTACTCAACATTTGCTTGAGGTTCAATTCGAAATGTTCACCCGTATCCACCACATTATTCTCTTTCGAAATATTTCGGGTACGTTTATAAATTTGGTCCAAATTATCGACTAGCGTTTCCATTTTTGTGGGATTTTGCAAGTCCTGATTTTGAGCAAAAGTCATGGCATAATACACATCATTTGCAAGTTCATCATGCAGTTGTTTTGAAATTCGGGTTTCGGTAATGTAACTAGCTTGCAACAGTTCTTTGGCGTTCTTATTCTTAAAATAATGAATCAAAAATGCAATGGCAAGGAGGAGGAAGAGAATACCAAAGCCAAAGAAGTACGATTTGTTTCGTTCCGTTTGTATCTCCAAAGCATTTGCAG encodes the following:
- a CDS encoding DUF6567 family protein, whose amino-acid sequence is MKKILCLLSMSLVLTITSCGGSASVMGNSNSNQTNVELSKKNFNVIGTASGVSTNTYIFGIGGSSNRALLEKAKSEMMKNANLTGPKAIVNVTYDKHFNGFFPFYSQVTVTASANIVEFTE
- a CDS encoding DUF6804 family protein; translation: MNKSTLKLTLAILLLACLLPLPYGYFQLVRFLGMAGFGYLAILASGEEKKNEVIIYIALALLFQPFFKLALGRTIWNIVDVIIALGLLGSIALSSKKQ
- a CDS encoding DUF4407 domain-containing protein, with the translated sequence MNKAVNQLRLFLCTCSGEDDFIIRKCSNAIQLRFALIGFFVLFIFFCCFLSATFFTYSLFQGTKWVSIPMGIIWGSIITNIYLLLLYTISPKLLPVAFKSKNGRTMNSGVKNEKHRFITSSMLFRLALMSLLAIIIAQPLNVVLLSKTVQSSIEKHKIIEKIKMFTTANKTSIENEIIFYKEFNEKIKYQLNEVDSINVSHQISFLNTKVSNDKKFLKESSTLLDSLKKMEESIFLDKKNKAKREEIIDQLNQLYNDEVVSDNQFIIDIEAIIITNLKISSSFNIYKKNLINTINSKTENSIALNNLLNKSNFYIKTIQLLLDENLLSWLSTLAVCLVFILPIYFKFRVRNISESFFDKDYKNNPDMQRLRTEIVSANNFHWLENKIKKISIEDLRTSDYYFKKMIIEYRIILDEYEVSKKNQSQILTKKNADLNKSSLDRINPVLKRLQKYNPDLFNKLHEEIQEEFKNELILKYEYWIDSPFRTKKGNPKSIKNNEADLLQLLYSDNDSLK
- a CDS encoding response regulator transcription factor yields the protein MFTKVLIADDIDFNDVGAAKILKELEVAEVQYTKYCDDALLKIKKAAQDDAPYQLLISDLSFKSDHHVNILNSGQELIHAVKALFPEIKVIAFSIEDRAHKIKELFEDIGIDGYVLKGRQTMQDLKVAVQKAYRNESENISAELLPILQDKTTSEINQYDLVLLKKLSIGITQDAMEAIFKQEGITPNSKSSIEKHINKLKIYFKAKNVTHLVSIAKDLGVI
- a CDS encoding endonuclease/exonuclease/phosphatase family protein; translated protein: MSWNIENLGKSKSDSEIEFMANTLRDFDVVALQEVVAGYGGSQAVARLADVLNRKGSRWDYVVSEPTTSSAYKTERYAFLWKTAKIKKIGTAWLEKKYNLEIDREPFYCTFEADHKSFTLVNFHAITKSKQPETEIKYFKFLPAQYPTLNLIFTGDFNCPQSHTVFNPLRKMGYLPVFTNQKTSLKRDCVLEECLASEFDNIFYNSNKVVVKNAGVLLFYQKFSSLQEAHSISDHIPIWAEIVVN
- a CDS encoding M15 family metallopeptidase, coding for MPRICSFIVVMISLSFFFSCQATLPLTVKSLNPLPQETDTTFVKLRDYSSDFVYNMKYATDDNFLKAQVYDCAECYLRLKTVKALVLVNKEFMKKGYRIELFDCYRPLDIQKKMWAIVPNPNYVANPAKGSIHNRGGAVDITLVDANGKELEMGTKFDFFGPEASHKYLKVSDEVKKNRALLKSIMTRKYFNSFDSEWWHYNLKAALTDKVSNEKWDCDGE
- a CDS encoding DUF4407 domain-containing protein, which codes for MKRDYYELPESGQIMRLLWKCAGGDRYLLERATYSDQIKYMCLGGIVFATGALAGIAGGYAFYTIFEPRGSAIENPIDLQTVFISILFGIIWGLMIYNIDRFIVTSTGKGDGTEAITIGELKSALPRIIMGMIIAMTISKPVEIRMFKTEIDIKLREKQLEQQAEYQSKVDKTYADREKLLIADFGKISEQRNSLNQRIKIAEQAYTDNLMGKAVGIVGGNGPLSKALKSQLDDLTNQLATFDNQNGKDLAELNKRKDELRNEKERARADNTKIANGLDGLLERIKIAHEVAGFWISLFITLLFMAIELTPIFFKLMLTKTTYDYLAENRDELIKAEYGIEVKYDYYKDKQGVERHLTINHEAEKIIFEKIKVTEIQRELTLYAINKYKEREQKKIDDNLDDYINSINPHEQSS